From one Esox lucius isolate fEsoLuc1 chromosome 11, fEsoLuc1.pri, whole genome shotgun sequence genomic stretch:
- the LOC114830862 gene encoding myosin heavy chain, fast skeletal muscle-like: protein MGIFSILEEECMFPKASDTTFKNKLYDQHLGKCKVFEKPKPVKGKVEAHFALVHYAGTVDYNIPGWLDKNKDPLNDSVCQLYGKSSVKLLAALYPAAPPEDTTKKGGKKKGGSMQTVTSQFRRTWAN, encoded by the exons ATGGGCATCTTCTCCATCCTCGAAGAGGAGTGTATGTTCCCCAAGGCTTCAGACACTACCTTCAAGAACAAGCTGTATGACCAACATCTTGGTAAATGCAAGGTATTTGAGAAGCCAAAGCCCGTCAAAGGCAAGGTGGAGGCCCACTTTGCCCTGGTGCACTACGCTGGCACTGTGGACTACAACATCCCTGGCTGGCTGGACAAGAACAAGGACCCCCTGAATGACTCAGTCTGTCAGCTGTACGGGAAGTCCTCAGTTAAACTGTTGGCTGCCCTGTATCCTGCTGCCCCACCTGAGG ATACAACCAAGAAAGGAGGCAAGAAGAAGGGTGGTTCCATGCAGACAGTGACCTCCCAGTTCAGG AGAACTTGGGCAAACTGA